The stretch of DNA GAGCACTCCCCGCCAATATTCCATGtaacacctcttctcctttttcttttttctttttgccagTAATCTTATCTCAAAGCTTCGATCCTTCAAACTCCGCCTTTTCTTGGTTATGTGCAGGTGTTGATGATTTTAGTGCTGTGGACGGTGGTAACAGCGGCGTTCATAGGGACCGCTGAGGGCCGCCGCCACCACCGGCGGGGCGGTAGCGAGACGGGGCTAGAAGCCTTCCACTACGCGGCGGCAGGGGCAGGAGGATGCCGGGCCCACGTGGCCAGCCTGACGGACTTCGGCGGGGTGGGCGACGGGGTGACCTCCAACACGGCGGCCTTTGCGGCGGCCGTGGCCAACCTCAGCAAGGTCGCGTGCGACGGCGgcgcgatgctggtggtgccggcCGGCCGGTGGCTCACCGGGCCCTTCAACCTCACCAACCACTTCACCCTCTTCCTCGACCACGACGCCGTCATCCTCGCCACTCAGGTCCGCCCCCTTTCCCCCACCTTCTCCTCCATCTATTTCTATTCAGAGTACATGTTCATTTTGCCGATCATCCGACGTTgcctccatcctcagtggtggtTATTGCTAGTAGCCCTTCTCATCGAGTCCGTTCATCTGACAGCTCTCGCCAGATGAACGGTGATGATGAAGAATAGTCTCGTCACTGGTGAGCCCCACCAGAACGTCACACAGCGATGGAATACTATTCCACCGTTTCCTTCATCTCATCTCGGAGGAGAAATCATAAGTCTCGATCTTAGATGACTAATCCGATGTGCATAGTCACTGCGTTGGACTGATGAGGGAAAAAAAAGTGAACTAAGCCACTACAACTCTAAATTTGTCTCGATAATATTAATttctgaaatatttataatttgtatggTAGAGTTTTGACTATTTAGTATCTCTTCTTTGATCTCTCAAAATAAAAATACAgtaatcttttccttttttttctttttctcttgtatGTAATATCCTTATATGTGAATATCAATAATCTTCGATCAGAATCTATGTAAAAATTTCCTTCCAAATTCGAAGATCCTGAAGATTACAACTGTTAGTGTAAATAACCTGGAGCCGTGGACTCAgggtcgacgcggctcggttcgagtcCGGACGACGGGAATCTCTCCGGGGTGGTCGCGCTGAGGtgatccgatcgggacggggtcgtcgtttcctccgggtaagaactcctcgcctgcacatccagtggggaccttcggcttcgcacctgcacaaaggccgGGTCGGGatgctcagcccgacccctccgacgatcaagtcagatgatgtgaaggggatttcagatgaagaagtctttTTGTGTGTCTCTCTCCCCCCTTTTAGAGTGCgaaggtatttatagggaagcttactgtttcccgatgtgcccgcttgcaggggacaGGCTGATAACGTCTGACATTTGTGCTGGCGTAGCGTGAAGAACTGAGCCTGCGCAGGcattaatgcgcctcggccgaTGTTCTGGTTCGTTTGACCAAGTGCTATCGCGTCGATCGAGGCATCATCTGACGTCGGCCAAGTCTTAtcttaattactatcctcatcaacaACTAGAAAAGGGTTTGGTAAGGTTAATCAAAAGAGGGCAGGTTGTGCGTTCCtcctattttataaaataatattataggaCAGATAAAAGGAACATTATAGTTTTATATCTTTTACAAAATAAGAATAGTCGAGGGTGTAAATTttggataattttaaataaataccaTTTACACTTACTTGCCCAACAGTAATTGAATTAATTCGAAACTACATTAGTACAAAACTAGGCATAAAAAGTATGCACTTTTTGCATTCATTAACACTTGGATATATAAGCATTCGCTCAGAGTAAACTTTCTTCAAGCAGTAAACTTGTGACTATGCTAACAGCGATCAACAACAAAGGATGGAATGAGTCaaaattataaaagataaaactaaaaaaaataatgtCAATAAGGAAGAAGGTTTACTCTAAACATTGATTCCTTCCAGCTTGCTTAGTCAATAGGGACACATCACTTCAATCATTCCTGTAGACTTTGCCATACTTTCCTAGCGATGCATAAGGTCTTCTAGATCTATGTCGAGAAGTGCTGATTCATCGGTGACTTGATTGGCATGTTAGAGTTGACCTATGTGGCTAATAAATCTCAtgtattttatcatcatatattCCTCTTTGGTTCATTTCACATCTGATCCATTCAAGATTTCATGCATATTCTAGTCGTTGTTATTGATAGTTGTATAGAACTATTACTCCGAAAAGTAATGTTAGGTTACAGTTCTTCACTCCTTGAATAGGAGTTTGACAAATTTTTGTCAATCTCACCATAGAACAAAACTGGATTCACAGCTATGGCATTCTAATACCGGTGGATATTGCCAATGGAGGATGGCATTCTTTCCATGTGTAAGAACTTTAAGACCAAGTCTTACAAGTAGGAAAGGATGCCAGGAAACCGGCATAAGAATTAAGTTTAGACTTGACCATCAGTCTCAAAGTTAGGTGGATGTTCCTTTCTGACTAGCTTTCTAACACAGCATTCTCATTTGGACTCTCAAAACTGGAGAACCACAGACTCTCTCTTGATGCTACAATTTTCTTTGATATATTGTAGGAAAGAATAGTCCTAGAAGAGGACTATCATCCAAGCTCTCAGCATTTTCTTTTTGACTAAACCTTTTACATTTGTGTAGCTAATTAGGTTTCCTGAAGACAGgaaaactctattaatgcttgaaaCTAGGGAGAACAAGTCAAATTAATAACAATGAAACTGACTCCAAAGGTATGCCTTGTGTTATGAATTTCTATTCTGCAACCCCATTTTATGGCTTCTCACACTGCAACTTGGAAAGCAATGCTTATGAATTGCATGGATGTTCTTAAGGAGCAACTAAACTTACTTTTAACACAATTTGAGatactctgtttttttttttttgtcgtggTAGCTAATAGAGGTTTTAAAACCATGTTCTTTTGTTCAATCTGTATCAACCAAGACAATTCATATTATGGTGATATGCTTGTGCAGGATATCAATGAGTGGTCGATCATTGACCCTTTGCCCTCCTACGGCAGGGGAAGAGATACGGCTGGGGGTAGATACAGTAATCTCATCATGGGAGATAACCTAACCGATGTGGTCATAACAGGTAGTATATACGTTGTATATTTTCAGTGCTTCTACTATATTACTTTCTTCTAAATTCATAAAGTTTGCATCGTGTTGTCATTCCATGGTCCCctaaaatttagatagaaaaaatatttctaGCTGGAAACTATAACATTAAATTTAGTTTATGATGTTTTGGGGTGCTTTGATTAATAAGAAGACACTTATCATCACACTTGTTTGCATCATAGATGGGGAACAGAATACAATTTGATTGCAACATACCATGTCCTGATGCTAACAAGTTTTATTGTTACTTTTAGGGCATAATGGAACTGTCGATGGACAAGGTGAAACCTGGTGGGAAATGTTCAATAACAAAGAACTCAATTACACTCGTGGATACCTCATTGAATTGATGTACTGCAGACAAGTGCTGATTTCCAACATTACATTGGTCAACTCTCCATCGTGGAATGTCCATCCAGTGTACAGCAGGTTTATATTAATAATCTACTTTCAGAACACTTGAAGGTTTCATTTGCTTTCCATTCTATTGTTACAATCTGGTGTTAACGTGAATGAATGCACTGTGCAGCCACGTAATCGTCTCAGGCATCACAATTCTTGCACCAGTCAACTCTCCGAACACTGATGGGATCAATCCAGGTGGATATCGTACCTACATTTAGTTGGGTTGTAGATTCTATGTTGCTGTTTCGATTGATTGTTTTTGGTGGTTTCTCTCTTCTTCGCAGACTCATCCTCCAATGTCCGCATTGAGGACTGCTACATAGTCTCAGGCGATGACTGCATCGCCATTAAAAGCGGGTGGGATGAGTACGGGATTGCATTCAACATGTCAAGCAAACACATAGTGATCAGAAGGCTCACCTGCATCTCCCCCACGAGCGCTGTCATCGCCCTGGGAAGCGAGATGTCGGGAGGAATCGAAGATGTCCGGGCCGAAGACATCACGGCCATCCACTCCGAATCCGGCGTCAGGATCAAGACGGCCATCGGAAGGGGAGCTTACGTGAAGGACATATTCGTGAGAAGAATGAATCTGCACACCATGAAGTGGGTCTTCTGGATGACGGGCACCTACGGGCAGCACCCGGACGACAAATTTGATCCGAAAGCCATTCCGGTGGTGCAGAATATCAGTTACAGCAACGTGGTGGCCGAGAACGTGACCATGGCCGCGAAGCTGGAGGGGATTCCCGGCGCGCCCTTCACCGGAATATGCATCTACAATGTGACGGCGGAGGTGGTGAAGTCGAAGAAGCCGATATGGAACTGCACCGACGTGGAGGGCGTATCGAGTCACGTGACGCCCACTCCCTGTGAGCAGATTCCGGAATCTCCAGATCGTATAACGCATTGCCCCTTCCCTGAAGATGTTCTACCTGTGGATTGTGTTGGGCTGAAGGAGTGTTCTTATCAGAGAACCAAACCATGAGTCGAGATGCTTTCTACATCCAAATcgatgaaataattaatatttttttaccgTTTAATGGCATAAACTATGATGTCCTGAAGCTTGGCAGATTAAATTGTTTGCCTTGAACAAAGTATTTTTCACAGAGTTGAAACATATGTAGATGTCATGCAAATAATGGTACACTCAAGTTAATTTACATAATTTACAGCATAGTTGTTATCAGTAAACATGGAATCTATCTCATGCTTGAAGTATACAGACGAGTAATAGGTCAATAACAATCAAATCCAATCCATTATAGCACTCAACTAATCCAAGTCACAAAATGTATTCGACCTCAAATGATACCTTTCCTCAGATGACATCTTCCAACAGGACTGTAGGAATATGGAAGAAACTAGCGATTAGATTCCTAAGCATCCAGACGCTAATACCATAGCACTAGTAGTCAGATGTCTAACCCCAAGTTGCAAAACCAATTTAGACTCAGTGGAACTTAGAAAGATGCATCAATAATGATTGATCCCCATGACAGTGATACCTGCAGCAACATTACAAACACAAACAAGTCAGGTGCAAAAAATGACATACACACTGCACACGATTAGAGTAGAAAAACTGCATTTGATAATTGCCAAATGGAAACCTAAATTTACATGTATTCTCATTAACTTAAAACTAACTTCATGGCTATATGTTAAGAAATGCTAAAATACCACTTCAGCAATCCAAAAAGCTCTCCTTTGCATATGTGCCGCATGCACACAAAAACGGGTACTCTAATGAGCAGGTTTTAGGCAGTAATGGTATCAGTTATCACTTTTACCCCCATCATATTAAACATGGAGCACACGGAGGCGCTCATGGAAATGTATCTGAACTCTTATAAAAGTGTGCTAATGAAGAACATGTAACAGTGTAAACATGTTTTAGATATCAGAACTAGATGCTCTGCGAACTAAAGAATATTTTCACAATACACAAGGATTTTATCGAGCTAGTATCTCAGATCTTAATTTGTCATGAGTGAAGAATTGGCTGGAAAATTGCAGAGAATGTACAATACTTATGGCACATTAATGGCTCTAGTGGTGTTCTATCAGTTACACTAACACAATTTGATAAAAGGGCAGAAACTTCATACTTCTCTAGACAGAACAGACATGCTGTGGTAAAACATACAGGTACCATATTATCATGGATCTGGATAGAATCTCAAAGATTCCCTCCAGATGAGCTCTTTGATATTTTCCTCGGTGAATGATGGTCGCTCAAAATCAAAACTAAACGGGGATGCACACACAGGCTCATCATTGATGTCGTGAAGAGGTGCCAAGTAAGGGTGATGCAGAGCCTCATCAACTGCAAGAAGAAGAGCAATTTACATTTCAAGAAGGGACCCTGGACGGTAAACATTGAGAAGCCATCAACATGTAAGTCTACCTGTTATTCGCTTGCTTGGATCAAACACGAGCATTCTGTCCAACAAATCACGAGCTCCAGGAGACATATTGGGGAACCTGAGTGCAAAATTCTGTCTTGGATATCTTGGCAGCTGTTTTACATATTTTCGAGCATTTTCACTTCGAAGAAACCCAAGGCTCGAGTCATCCGGTGAACCTATCAGCTTTTATAATCATGAAATAATGTCAGGTTTCAATTCAAAGCTattattttcttgtttgttttgTCATTGGAAACTACAAAtagaaataatacaaatggactcGGATCATTCTGCAATTAAAAGAGAaggcaaagagaaaaagaaagttgggctgaaGGGAAAAAGATTGCCATCGAAGTTGTTGACCAACTCATCATTATCTTTAATATCTTAAATTTGAAAAACTCTCATGATCTTATCAACCAAAACATTTATATCTAAAATGAATtagatctcccactgaaaatgttgttaagaaaaaaggaaaaccaaACAGTAAGTAGAAAGATAGTCAAGAAATTCTCAGCCTAATACCAAAGGTGCATTGGTAGAGGTTTCAATTCAGCATAATGACACATTGGAACAGTTTTCCTTTTGAAAACAAGAGACAGAAGAGAGCATAGTGCAATCCTGAACATTAAGTTCCAATCTACAGCACATTGTTAACCACCTGTTTTCTACCTCAATCAAATAACTAGGAAACAATTTTCAAAGATTTTTGACTTGTGAATCAAGACAGCAATCAAAATATGTTAGCACAGCACTATCAGCAAATTTATTGGATTGACTATTACTTTTTAAAAGGTACACAGTAATGTTATGATGAACATCAGCATATCATCTCACAGAACTCCATGAGAAATTCAAAGTCTTACCTCAGTGATTAACCTCAGCTGCTGAACATAGTCTCTCCCAGGAAACAAAGGTTGCCTGGTTACAATTTCTCCAAGTATGCACCCTACTGACCAAATATCAATTGCAGCAGTATACTCTGAGCAATTAAGGAGCAGCTCAGGTGCTCGGTACCAGCGAGTGACAACATACTCTGTCATCAGATCTGTTTCAGAAGTTGTTCTTGCTAATCCAAAGTCTCCTATTTTAAGGTCACAATTTGCATTTAAGAACAAATTGCTTGGTTTAAGATCACGGTGCAAGACATTTGCTGAGTGTACATATTTCAGACCCCGTAGTATCTGATATAAGAAGTACTGCAGGGATAGATAATATTAGTCAAGGAAGCCAGGTGAGAATCATAAtgtaggaaagaaaaaaaaattaaatttaaaccaAAACAG from Musa acuminata AAA Group cultivar baxijiao chromosome BXJ2-11, Cavendish_Baxijiao_AAA, whole genome shotgun sequence encodes:
- the LOC135627737 gene encoding probable polygalacturonase, producing the protein MEHSPPIFHVLMILVLWTVVTAAFIGTAEGRRHHRRGGSETGLEAFHYAAAGAGGCRAHVASLTDFGGVGDGVTSNTAAFAAAVANLSKVACDGGAMLVVPAGRWLTGPFNLTNHFTLFLDHDAVILATQDINEWSIIDPLPSYGRGRDTAGGRYSNLIMGDNLTDVVITGHNGTVDGQGETWWEMFNNKELNYTRGYLIELMYCRQVLISNITLVNSPSWNVHPVYSSHVIVSGITILAPVNSPNTDGINPDSSSNVRIEDCYIVSGDDCIAIKSGWDEYGIAFNMSSKHIVIRRLTCISPTSAVIALGSEMSGGIEDVRAEDITAIHSESGVRIKTAIGRGAYVKDIFVRRMNLHTMKWVFWMTGTYGQHPDDKFDPKAIPVVQNISYSNVVAENVTMAAKLEGIPGAPFTGICIYNVTAEVVKSKKPIWNCTDVEGVSSHVTPTPCEQIPESPDRITHCPFPEDVLPVDCVGLKECSYQRTKP
- the LOC135627738 gene encoding mitogen-activated protein kinase homolog MMK2-like, with protein sequence METAEGQIRGILTHGGRYVRYNVYGNLFEVTAKYVPPLRPLGRGAYGIVCAAVNSQTREEVAIKKIGNAFDNRIDGKRTLREIKLLSHMDHENVIGIKDIIRPPQRENFSDVYIVYELMDTDLNQIIRSNQILTDDHCQYFLYQILRGLKYVHSANVLHRDLKPSNLFLNANCDLKIGDFGLARTTSETDLMTEYVVTRWYRAPELLLNCSEYTAAIDIWSVGCILGEIVTRQPLFPGRDYVQQLRLITELIGSPDDSSLGFLRSENARKYVKQLPRYPRQNFALRFPNMSPGARDLLDRMLVFDPSKRITVDEALHHPYLAPLHDINDEPVCASPFSFDFERPSFTEENIKELIWRESLRFYPDP